A window of Pantoea agglomerans contains these coding sequences:
- a CDS encoding anthranilate synthase component 1: MPNAKPTVKLITGTAPYREDPAAVFHQLCGARPATLLLESADIDSKQNLKSLLIVDSALRVSALGSCVTVQALSENGRALLPLLDAALPDSVKIEPRPDGRELHFPSVEAVQDEDSRLQALSVFDALRLIPQLVNAPADAREAVLLGGLFAYDLVAGFEALPALENQQRCPDYCFYLAETLLVLDHQTRSATLQASLFCPSTSEFQRLQSRIEQLHGQMLQPAPALPVQKVERMTLSLSQSDEDYCDTVRQMQEAIRIGEIFQVVPSRRFSLPCPSPLAAYETLKNSNPSPYMFFMQDRDFALFGASPESSLKYDATTRQIEIYPIAGTRPRGRHADGSLDRDLDSRIELEMRTDHKELAEHLMLVDLARNDLARICVPGSRYVADLTKVDRYSFVMHLVSRVVGTLREDLDVLHAYRACMNMGTLSGAPKVRAMQLIAAAEGTRRGSYGGAVGYFTASGDLDTCIVIRSAWVEDGVATVQAGAGVVLDSNPQAEADESRNKARAVLRAIATAHHCKEIF, from the coding sequence ATGCCAAATGCGAAACCTACAGTGAAGTTGATTACCGGGACCGCGCCTTATCGCGAAGATCCGGCCGCAGTATTTCACCAGTTATGCGGCGCACGTCCGGCAACGCTGCTGCTCGAGTCGGCGGATATCGACAGCAAACAGAATCTGAAGAGCCTGCTGATTGTCGACAGCGCTCTGCGGGTCAGCGCGCTGGGATCCTGCGTGACGGTGCAGGCCCTTTCCGAGAACGGCCGCGCGCTGCTGCCGCTGCTCGATGCGGCACTGCCCGACAGCGTTAAGATTGAACCGCGCCCGGATGGCCGCGAGCTGCACTTCCCGTCCGTCGAGGCGGTGCAGGATGAAGATTCGCGCCTGCAGGCGCTGTCGGTTTTTGACGCGCTGCGCCTTATTCCACAGCTGGTCAATGCGCCAGCGGATGCGCGCGAAGCGGTGCTGCTCGGCGGCCTGTTCGCTTATGACCTGGTGGCGGGCTTTGAAGCGCTGCCCGCGCTGGAGAATCAGCAGCGCTGCCCAGACTACTGTTTCTATCTGGCGGAGACGCTGCTGGTGCTGGATCACCAGACGCGCAGCGCCACGCTGCAGGCGAGCCTGTTCTGCCCTTCCACCAGCGAATTCCAGCGCCTGCAAAGCCGTATCGAGCAGCTGCACGGTCAGATGCTGCAGCCCGCGCCGGCGCTGCCGGTGCAGAAGGTTGAGCGCATGACGCTGAGCCTTAGCCAGAGCGACGAAGACTATTGCGACACCGTACGGCAAATGCAGGAAGCGATTCGCATCGGCGAAATTTTTCAGGTGGTGCCGTCGCGCCGCTTTTCGCTGCCCTGCCCGTCGCCGCTCGCCGCCTATGAGACGCTGAAAAACAGCAACCCCAGCCCCTATATGTTCTTTATGCAGGATCGCGACTTCGCCCTGTTCGGCGCCTCGCCGGAGAGTTCGCTGAAGTATGACGCCACCACGCGCCAGATCGAGATCTACCCGATCGCCGGCACGCGCCCACGCGGCCGACACGCCGACGGCTCGCTGGATCGCGATCTCGACAGCCGCATTGAGCTGGAGATGCGCACCGATCACAAAGAGCTGGCCGAACACCTGATGCTGGTGGACCTGGCGCGCAACGATCTGGCGCGCATCTGCGTGCCGGGCAGCCGCTACGTCGCCGATCTGACCAAGGTCGACCGCTACTCCTTCGTGATGCATCTGGTGTCGCGCGTGGTCGGCACGCTGCGCGAAGACCTCGACGTGCTGCACGCCTATCGCGCCTGTATGAATATGGGCACCCTGAGCGGCGCCCCGAAAGTGCGCGCCATGCAGCTGATCGCCGCGGCGGAAGGCACGCGCCGCGGCAGCTACGGCGGCGCGGTCGGCTACTTTACCGCCAGCGGCGACCTCGACACCTGCATCGTTATTCGTTCTGCCTGGGTGGAAGATGGCGTCGCCACGGTGCAGGCGGGTGCCGGCGTGGTGCTCGACTCTAATCCACAGGCCGAAGCGGACGAAAGCCGTAATAAAGCGCGCGCCGTGCTGCGCGCCATCGCGACCGCCCATCACTGCAAGGAGATTTTCTGA
- the rnm gene encoding RNase RNM encodes MNDIARFPLYDLHSHTRASDGLLTPEALVQRAVDMRVGVLAITDHDSVAGVAAAQRAVSEQALPLKVLAGVEASTLWENHEIHIVGLNIDISHPAMIAFLAEQARCRQARAAQIAERLEKARIPDALAGAARLADGGVITRGHFARFLIEQGKADTVAQVFKSYLARGKTGYVPPQWCTIKQAIDAIHHSGGCAVLAHPGRYGLSAKWLKRLIAHFREAGGDAMEVAQCQQAPNERTQLAQYARDADLAGSQGSDFHQPCPWIELGRKLWLPAGVEPVWERFPALAPAGSDADR; translated from the coding sequence TTGAACGACATTGCCCGTTTTCCTCTTTATGATTTACATAGCCATACCCGCGCCTCTGACGGGCTACTGACGCCCGAGGCGCTGGTGCAGCGCGCCGTCGACATGCGCGTCGGCGTGCTGGCGATTACCGATCACGACAGCGTGGCGGGGGTTGCCGCAGCGCAGCGCGCCGTCAGCGAGCAGGCGCTGCCGCTGAAGGTGCTGGCGGGCGTGGAGGCATCGACGCTGTGGGAAAACCATGAGATTCATATCGTCGGGCTGAACATCGATATCAGCCACCCGGCGATGATCGCCTTTCTGGCGGAGCAGGCGCGCTGCCGTCAGGCGCGTGCGGCGCAGATCGCCGAGCGGCTGGAGAAGGCGCGCATCCCCGACGCGCTGGCGGGTGCGGCGCGGCTGGCGGATGGCGGCGTGATTACGCGCGGCCACTTCGCGCGCTTCTTAATTGAGCAGGGCAAAGCCGACACGGTGGCGCAGGTTTTCAAAAGCTATCTGGCGCGCGGCAAAACCGGCTATGTTCCGCCGCAATGGTGTACAATTAAACAAGCCATTGATGCCATTCACCATTCTGGCGGCTGCGCGGTGCTGGCGCACCCTGGCCGCTACGGTCTGTCGGCTAAATGGCTCAAGCGGCTAATCGCACATTTCCGCGAAGCGGGCGGCGACGCCATGGAAGTGGCGCAGTGTCAGCAGGCGCCAAATGAGCGCACGCAGCTGGCGCAGTACGCCCGCGACGCCGATCTGGCTGGATCGCAGGGTTCCGATTTTCACCAACCCTGTCCGTGGATTGAGCTGGGCCGCAAACTCTGGCTGCCGGCCGGCGTGGAGCCGGTATGGGAACGTTTCCCGGCGCTGGCGCCCGCAGGCTCTGACGCGGACAGGTGA
- a CDS encoding L-threonylcarbamoyladenylate synthase has protein sequence MSQLFHIHPDNPQPRLVSQAVDYLNKGGVIVYPTDSGYALGCRLEEKNALERICRIRQLDGNHNFTLMCRDLSEISNYSQVDNSAFRLLKNNTPGSYTFILKATKVVPRRLMNDKRKTIGLRVPSNPIALALLEALNEPMMSTSLILPGNDFTESDPEDIQHSIGKLVDLIIDGGTLGQQPTTVVDLTSDAPAIMREGSGDPRPFL, from the coding sequence ATGAGTCAACTGTTTCATATTCACCCGGACAATCCGCAGCCGCGCCTGGTTTCGCAGGCGGTCGACTACCTCAATAAGGGAGGCGTGATTGTCTATCCTACCGATTCCGGCTACGCGCTGGGCTGCCGTCTGGAAGAGAAAAACGCGCTGGAGCGCATCTGCCGCATTCGTCAGCTGGACGGCAATCACAACTTCACGCTGATGTGCCGCGATCTGTCGGAAATCTCCAACTATTCGCAGGTGGATAACAGCGCGTTTCGCCTGCTGAAAAACAACACGCCGGGCAGCTACACCTTTATCCTCAAGGCGACCAAGGTGGTGCCGCGTCGTCTGATGAACGATAAGCGCAAAACCATCGGGCTACGCGTGCCCTCTAACCCGATCGCGCTGGCGCTGCTGGAGGCACTCAACGAGCCGATGATGTCGACCTCGCTGATCCTGCCGGGCAACGATTTTACCGAATCGGACCCGGAAGATATTCAGCACAGCATCGGCAAGCTGGTCGATTTAATTATCGACGGCGGCACGCTGGGCCAGCAGCCGACAACGGTGGTCGATCTTACCAGCGATGCGCCCGCCATCATGCGCGAAGGCTCAGGCGATCCCCGCCCGTTCCTGTAG
- a CDS encoding serine protease yields MRKLFLWPAFAALALSGCSVGHTEYSRTAMQHVDLSFTGIPTVLGLGTLGSSIPITPEYSLTAAHVAKFAVQRVKAYHPYCDLAIIYHKNDATTLAKFRSGAIGDPVKMYGYSFISAMPVESSGSNLARTAIRNSWNKKPCMAMASNAGVVKGMSGGAVYNADNTLGGVIVGFSDEIKSSSSGRVVLKDVSLYIPYSDFKNWLKQNIEQTPQSGA; encoded by the coding sequence ATGAGAAAACTGTTCTTATGGCCGGCGTTTGCTGCGCTGGCTTTAAGCGGTTGCTCTGTGGGCCATACCGAATACAGCCGTACGGCAATGCAGCACGTGGACTTAAGTTTCACCGGCATTCCTACGGTTCTCGGCCTTGGCACGCTGGGCAGCAGCATTCCCATCACGCCTGAATATAGTCTGACGGCAGCACACGTGGCGAAATTTGCCGTGCAGCGCGTTAAGGCTTATCACCCCTATTGCGATCTGGCAATTATTTACCACAAAAACGACGCGACCACGCTGGCGAAATTCCGCAGCGGTGCCATCGGCGATCCGGTAAAAATGTACGGCTACAGTTTTATTTCCGCTATGCCGGTCGAGTCGTCAGGCAGTAATTTAGCGCGCACCGCTATTCGCAACAGCTGGAATAAAAAACCCTGTATGGCGATGGCGTCAAATGCCGGCGTAGTAAAAGGTATGTCGGGCGGCGCGGTCTATAACGCGGATAATACGCTGGGCGGCGTAATTGTGGGCTTTAGCGACGAAATAAAAAGCAGCAGCAGCGGCAGAGTGGTATTAAAAGATGTATCGCTTTATATCCCTTATTCCGACTTTAAAAACTGGCTGAAACAGAATATTGAACAGACGCCGCAGAGCGGCGCCTGA
- a CDS encoding MFS transporter has product MTSLSSQSARASAARADNNSVIRRVASASAIGTAAEYYDFFAYGTAAVLFFGHLFFPSDNPLVSTLAAFATYAVGFLARPIGGIIFGHIGDKVGRKKALVVTILIVGLGTFCIGLLPTYATIGIWAPVSLIVIRLLQGFGVGGEQAGAVLMTAEYAQPARRGYFASWVQIGAPTGFLLPLALFASLNALLTADQMMSWGWRVPFLLSALLVIVGLFIRLRIDESPVFAEIRATKAAESRPLKEVMQTSPGLVLNGVAAKLIEACAFALFTVIILAWGKANQLDSSVLMESMIVAVILEIFAIPLMGALSDRIGRKPVFLLGALLIVLSIVPFFLALQQNSYWLTQIAMIVALTLGHSMCYAPQASWFPELFPTHIRCSGIAVIWQIGSLIGSGILGLTAVKILQVTNGHWYGLAIYVGVLGLISLAGLARLPETAPGRRNAEYHSWQRR; this is encoded by the coding sequence ATGACCTCTCTCTCCAGCCAGTCTGCACGCGCTAGCGCCGCGCGCGCCGACAACAACAGCGTAATACGCCGGGTTGCCAGCGCATCCGCCATCGGCACCGCTGCGGAATATTATGACTTTTTCGCCTACGGCACCGCTGCGGTACTCTTCTTCGGCCACCTTTTCTTTCCCAGCGATAATCCGCTGGTCAGCACCCTGGCCGCCTTCGCCACCTACGCCGTCGGCTTTCTGGCGCGGCCGATCGGCGGAATTATCTTCGGCCATATCGGCGATAAGGTGGGCCGTAAAAAAGCGCTGGTGGTCACTATTTTGATCGTTGGCCTGGGCACCTTTTGCATCGGGCTACTGCCGACCTACGCCACCATCGGTATCTGGGCGCCGGTATCCTTGATCGTTATCCGCCTGCTGCAGGGCTTCGGCGTTGGCGGCGAGCAGGCGGGTGCGGTGCTGATGACGGCGGAGTATGCGCAGCCCGCGCGGCGCGGCTATTTTGCCAGCTGGGTGCAGATTGGCGCGCCGACCGGCTTTCTGCTGCCGCTGGCGCTGTTCGCAAGCCTGAATGCGCTGCTGACGGCGGATCAGATGATGAGCTGGGGCTGGCGCGTGCCTTTTCTGCTGAGCGCCCTGCTGGTGATCGTCGGCCTGTTTATTCGGCTGCGCATTGACGAGTCGCCGGTTTTCGCCGAGATCCGCGCCACCAAAGCGGCAGAATCGCGGCCGCTGAAAGAGGTGATGCAGACCTCGCCGGGCCTGGTGCTCAACGGCGTAGCGGCAAAGCTGATTGAAGCCTGCGCTTTCGCGCTGTTTACGGTGATTATCCTGGCCTGGGGCAAAGCGAATCAGCTCGACAGCTCTGTACTGATGGAGAGCATGATCGTGGCGGTGATTCTGGAAATCTTCGCCATTCCGCTTATGGGCGCGCTTTCCGATCGCATCGGTCGCAAACCGGTCTTTCTGCTGGGTGCGCTGCTGATCGTGCTGTCAATCGTGCCCTTTTTCCTCGCCCTGCAGCAAAACAGCTACTGGCTGACGCAGATCGCCATGATCGTGGCGCTGACCCTGGGCCACAGCATGTGCTACGCGCCGCAGGCGTCCTGGTTTCCCGAACTGTTTCCCACCCACATCCGCTGCAGCGGCATTGCCGTAATCTGGCAAATCGGCTCGTTAATCGGCAGCGGCATCCTTGGCCTGACTGCGGTAAAAATCCTGCAGGTCACGAACGGCCACTGGTATGGACTGGCGATCTATGTGGGGGTGCTGGGGCTGATTTCGCTGGCGGGGCTGGCGCGGCTGCCGGAGACCGCGCCGGGACGGCGTAATGCGGAATATCACAGCTGGCAGCGGCGTTGA
- the rluB gene encoding 23S rRNA pseudouridine(2605) synthase RluB, whose translation MSEKLQKVLARAGHGSRREIEAKIAAGRVSIDGKLATLGDRIENDKSLKIRIDGHLVSIAESATEVCRVLAYYKPEGELCTRSDPEGRPTVFDRLPRLRGSRWIAVGRLDVNTCGLMLFTTDGELANRLMHPSREVEREYAVRVFGQVDDDKIRQLSKGVQLEDGPAAFKTLRFAGGEGVNQWYNVTLTEGRNREVRRLWEAVGVQVSRLMRVRYGDITLPKGLPRGGWMEMDLTAVNYLRSLVGMDDETVTKLAVEKDRRRTKANQIRRAVKRHTQVSGSGRRSSNGGGGKRG comes from the coding sequence ATGAGCGAAAAGTTACAGAAAGTCCTGGCACGTGCAGGCCACGGTTCCCGTCGTGAAATCGAAGCAAAAATCGCCGCCGGTCGCGTCAGTATCGATGGCAAACTCGCCACCCTGGGCGACCGCATTGAAAATGATAAATCCCTGAAAATCCGCATTGACGGCCATCTGGTCTCTATCGCCGAGTCGGCGACGGAAGTGTGCCGCGTGCTGGCCTACTATAAGCCTGAAGGCGAACTCTGCACCCGCAGCGACCCGGAAGGGCGCCCAACGGTGTTCGATCGTCTGCCGCGCCTGCGCGGCTCGCGCTGGATTGCGGTAGGGCGTCTTGACGTCAATACCTGCGGCCTGATGCTGTTTACTACCGACGGCGAGCTGGCGAACCGTCTGATGCACCCAAGCCGCGAAGTCGAGCGCGAATATGCCGTGCGCGTGTTTGGTCAGGTTGACGACGACAAAATCCGTCAGCTGAGCAAAGGGGTGCAGCTGGAGGATGGTCCGGCAGCCTTTAAAACGCTGCGCTTCGCCGGCGGCGAAGGGGTCAACCAGTGGTATAACGTTACCCTGACCGAAGGACGCAACCGCGAAGTGCGTCGCCTGTGGGAAGCGGTCGGCGTGCAGGTCAGCCGCCTGATGCGCGTGCGCTACGGCGATATCACCCTGCCGAAAGGCTTGCCGCGCGGCGGCTGGATGGAGATGGATCTGACGGCGGTGAACTATCTGCGCTCGCTGGTGGGGATGGATGACGAGACGGTCACCAAGCTGGCGGTGGAAAAAGATCGTCGCCGCACCAAGGCGAATCAGATCCGTCGCGCGGTTAAGCGCCACACGCAGGTAAGCGGCAGCGGTCGACGCAGCAGCAACGGCGGCGGCGGCAAACGCGGCTAA
- the cobO gene encoding cob(I)yrinic acid a,c-diamide adenosyltransferase, with translation MRDDRHQQRQQRLKEQVDARIAAATETRGILMVFTGNGKGKTTAAFGTALRAVGHGKKVGVIQFIKGEWPNGERNLLSQHGVEFQVMSTGFTWETQNRATDTEACLAVWQHARRMLADEALDLVLLDEITYMVSMDYLPLDELERALDARPAHQSVILTGRGCHRALTERADTVTEMRPVKHAFDAGIQAQQGIDW, from the coding sequence ATGCGCGACGATCGCCACCAGCAGCGGCAGCAGCGGCTGAAAGAGCAGGTTGATGCGCGCATCGCCGCCGCTACGGAAACGCGCGGTATCCTGATGGTCTTTACCGGCAACGGCAAAGGCAAAACCACCGCCGCTTTCGGCACCGCGCTGCGCGCCGTCGGGCACGGCAAAAAGGTGGGTGTGATTCAGTTTATCAAGGGCGAATGGCCCAACGGCGAGCGCAATCTGCTGTCGCAGCACGGCGTGGAGTTTCAGGTCATGTCCACCGGCTTTACCTGGGAGACGCAGAACCGCGCAACCGACACCGAGGCCTGTCTGGCGGTGTGGCAGCACGCCAGACGCATGCTGGCGGACGAGGCGCTGGATCTGGTCCTGCTGGACGAGATCACCTATATGGTGAGCATGGATTATCTGCCGCTGGACGAACTGGAGCGCGCGCTGGACGCGCGTCCGGCGCACCAGAGCGTTATCCTGACCGGACGTGGCTGCCATCGCGCGCTGACAGAGAGGGCGGACACCGTCACCGAAATGCGGCCGGTTAAGCACGCCTTTGACGCCGGGATACAGGCGCAGCAAGGCATCGACTGGTAG
- a CDS encoding YciK family oxidoreductase, with translation MHYQPKSDLLQNRIILVTGASDGIGREAAITYARYGAEVILLGRNLPRLEQTQQAIAQLGLRPAHCLVFDLAQATPASCQQLADRLAQQFPRLDGVLHNAGILGEIVPLAELDPQVWQQVMKINLDATFFLTQALLPLLLKSSAGSLVFTTSSVGRTGRAGWGAYAVSKFATEGMMQVLADEYKNQSLRVNCINPGGTRTKMRASAFPQEDAGKLKTPADLMPLYLYVMGDDSRRKSGISFDAQPGRKPGAAE, from the coding sequence GTGCACTATCAACCGAAAAGCGACCTGCTGCAAAACCGCATTATTCTCGTCACCGGCGCCTCAGACGGCATCGGCCGGGAAGCCGCCATTACCTATGCGCGCTACGGCGCGGAAGTCATTCTGCTGGGCCGCAATCTGCCGCGGCTGGAGCAAACGCAGCAGGCAATCGCCCAGCTGGGCCTGCGCCCGGCGCACTGCCTGGTGTTCGATCTGGCGCAGGCGACCCCGGCATCCTGTCAGCAGCTGGCCGATCGGCTGGCGCAGCAGTTCCCGCGCCTCGACGGCGTGCTGCACAACGCCGGCATATTAGGCGAGATCGTGCCGCTGGCCGAGCTGGATCCGCAGGTCTGGCAGCAGGTTATGAAAATCAACCTCGACGCCACCTTCTTTCTGACCCAGGCCCTGCTGCCGCTGCTGCTGAAGTCGAGCGCCGGCTCGCTGGTCTTCACCACCTCCAGCGTTGGCCGCACCGGCCGCGCGGGCTGGGGCGCCTATGCGGTATCGAAGTTCGCCACCGAAGGCATGATGCAGGTGCTGGCGGATGAGTATAAGAATCAGTCGCTGCGGGTAAACTGCATTAACCCAGGCGGCACGCGCACCAAAATGCGCGCCTCCGCCTTTCCGCAGGAAGATGCCGGCAAGCTGAAAACGCCAGCGGACTTAATGCCGCTCTACCTTTATGTTATGGGCGACGACAGCCGCCGCAAAAGCGGCATCAGCTTCGACGCGCAGCCCGGACGCAAGCCCGGAGCGGCAGAGTAA
- the sohB gene encoding protease SohB, translating to MDLLSSYGLFLAKAVTVVVAVAAVVAIIVNAALRKRGQAAGQLRLTHLGDDYQQMKDDLQLAKMKPQVQKVWLKQHKKAEKQKVKAEKRAAKQGAVASQKPTLYVLDFKGSMDAGEVAALREEVSAVLAVAEKGDEVLLRLESPGGVVHGYGLAASQLQRLRDRGLRLTAAVDKVAASGGYMMACVADRIVAAPFAILGSIGVVAQIPNFNRLLKRNDIDVELHTAGQYKRTLTLFGENTDEGREKFQEDLNETHLLFKDFVHQMRPSLDIDKVATGEHWYGRQAIALNLIDDIITSDELIISQMDLFNVLGVHYARRRKMIDRVTHSAGSVAERLLMKWWQRGEKPLL from the coding sequence ATGGATTTACTCTCCAGTTATGGATTATTTCTCGCTAAAGCGGTAACGGTGGTGGTCGCCGTCGCCGCCGTTGTGGCGATTATCGTCAACGCGGCGCTGCGCAAGCGCGGGCAGGCGGCCGGTCAGCTGCGGCTGACGCACCTGGGCGACGACTATCAGCAAATGAAGGACGATCTGCAGCTGGCTAAAATGAAGCCGCAGGTGCAGAAAGTGTGGTTGAAACAGCATAAGAAAGCGGAAAAGCAGAAGGTGAAAGCGGAGAAGCGCGCTGCGAAGCAGGGCGCTGTCGCCAGCCAGAAGCCGACGCTCTACGTGCTCGACTTTAAGGGCAGCATGGATGCCGGCGAAGTGGCCGCGCTGCGCGAAGAGGTCTCCGCCGTGCTGGCGGTGGCGGAAAAGGGCGACGAAGTGCTGCTGCGGCTGGAGAGCCCGGGCGGCGTAGTTCATGGCTATGGCCTGGCGGCGTCGCAGCTGCAGCGCCTGCGCGATCGCGGCCTGCGCCTGACGGCGGCGGTCGACAAGGTGGCCGCCAGCGGCGGCTACATGATGGCCTGCGTCGCTGACCGCATCGTAGCGGCGCCTTTCGCCATTCTCGGCTCTATCGGCGTGGTGGCGCAGATCCCTAACTTCAATCGTCTGCTCAAGCGCAACGATATCGACGTCGAGCTGCATACTGCCGGGCAGTACAAGCGTACCCTGACGCTGTTTGGTGAAAATACTGACGAGGGCCGCGAAAAGTTTCAGGAAGATCTTAATGAAACCCATCTGCTGTTTAAAGACTTTGTACACCAGATGCGTCCGTCACTCGATATCGACAAAGTCGCGACCGGCGAGCACTGGTATGGCCGACAGGCGATCGCGTTAAATCTTATCGACGATATCATCACCAGCGACGAGCTGATCATTAGCCAGATGGATCTCTTTAATGTGCTGGGCGTTCACTATGCGCGCCGCCGCAAGATGATCGACCGCGTGACCCACAGCGCCGGCTCGGTGGCAGAACGCCTGCTGATGAAGTGGTGGCAGCGCGGCGAGAAACCGCTGCTTTAG
- a CDS encoding YciN family protein → MQKNTQPISRQALLEKANSLIREHDDYFAGMEADEVIQQGDVLVFRGPFFLDDEGLPTAKTTAVFNVFKYLALTLSSRYHLA, encoded by the coding sequence ATGCAGAAAAATACCCAACCCATTTCACGCCAGGCGCTACTGGAAAAAGCCAATTCGCTTATCCGCGAACATGACGATTATTTTGCCGGGATGGAAGCTGACGAGGTGATTCAGCAGGGCGACGTGCTGGTGTTTCGCGGCCCCTTTTTTCTTGATGACGAAGGGCTGCCGACGGCGAAAACCACAGCGGTGTTTAACGTCTTTAAATACCTGGCGCTGACCCTCTCGTCGCGCTATCACCTGGCATAA